In Zingiber officinale cultivar Zhangliang chromosome 1A, Zo_v1.1, whole genome shotgun sequence, a genomic segment contains:
- the LOC121997032 gene encoding phosphoenolpyruvate carboxykinase (ATP) 1-like yields MPKIQTHRREKPENGICHDDSAPPVKAKTIDELHSLQKKRSAPTTPIKDGAQQGNAAFASILEEERQNDSLESLTRETGPKVVRGDSARKAEATKVAAEHHHYLTPTISVSDSALKFTHVLYSLSPPELYEQAIKHEHGSFITLTGALATLSGTKTGRSPRDKRVVKDETTANELWWGK; encoded by the exons ATGCCgaagatccagacgcacaggaGGGAGAAACCGGAGAACGGGATCTGCCACGACGACAGCGCGCCGCCGGTGAAGGCGAAGACCATCGACGAACTGCACTCCCTGCAGAAGAAGAGGTCGGCGCCAACCACCCCCATCAAGGACGGCGCGCAGCAGGGCAATGCTGCCTTCGCCAGCATCTTAGAGGAGGAGCGCCAGAA TGATTCATTGGAGTCGTTAACGAGGGAGACAGGGCCGAAGGTGGTGAGGGGCGATTCGGCTAGGAAGGCGGAAGCGACCAAGGTCGCCGCCGAGCACCACCACTACTTGACGCCGACCATCAGCGTCAGCGACAGCGCCCTGAAGTTTACCCATGTCCTCTACAGCCTCTCCCCGCCCG AACTCTACGAGCAAGCCATAAAACATGAACATGGATCATTCATAACATTGACCGGAGCCTTGGCTACCTTGTCCGGCACGAAGACTGGTCGTTCGCCGAGGGACAAGCGTGTCGTCAAGGATGAAACCACTGCCAATGAGCTTTGGTGGGGAAAGTAA